The following DNA comes from Candidatus Methylomirabilota bacterium.
CGATCGAGCTCAGTCGCTTCATCAACTCGGCGGGACTGCAGAGCGTGGGTCGAAACCTCTTTCTGCAGACCTCCGCCTCCGGTGATCCGACCAGCGGCGCCCCAGGGACCCAGGGTCTGGGGACGATCGGTCAGGGTTTTTTGGAGCTGTCGAACGTCAAGGTGGTCGAGGAGATGGTCAATCTCATCATGAGCCAACGGGCCTACGAGGCAGGTTCAAAGGCGGTCCAAGCGGCTGACGAGATGCTGCAGGTGTCGAATAACATCAGGAGATAAGAAAATGGGACGACGCCTCATCACCTACCGCCCATCCTGGTCAACACGTATAGGGCGCGGATTCGTGGTAATGATCCTCGCGATCGCGCAGTCTGCGCTGGCGAGTCAGAGCGTTCCGTTGGAGCAGCATTCAGGTATGCCTCGCGCGGTGATCCGGGTGAGGGAGTCGGCGACCGTCCAGGGCAAGGAGATCCTGCTGAAGGACCTGGCAGAGATCACCGCCAGGAGCCGACCGCTGGTAGAGGCGCTTGAAACACTTCCAGTCGGGCAGGCGCCGCCGCCCGGTCTGACCCGGATATTCGATCCCGCCCTGATCGTCATCAAGCTGCGCCAGTTCAGGATCGACCCCGCCGACATCCGGATCGAGTCGCCCCGGCAGGTGATCGTCGCCGGCGCCCATCGGATCATCGAAAGCAGCAGGCTGTTTGAGGTTGCGAAGGCGGCGGTACTCAGAGGGCGGGATGGAGATCTGGAACAGATCACCGTTCGTCCCGATACGCTGCCGACCGATCTCGTGGTACCGCCCGGAGAGGTCGATTTGAGGGCCAGGCCGCGCCCGGCATCGGCCTGCCCTGAGCCGTGTCGACGGGTGGACATGGGGTCGATCCCAGTCGTGGTGGAGGCGTGGGTCGACGGGCGGCTCTACCGGACCGTTTCGCTTGTGGTGCGGTTGTCGCTTATGCGCGAGGTCGTCGTTGCGAACTATCCATTGCCGCGTCATACGGTCGTCAAGACGACCGACGTTCGCCTCGAACGCCGGGACATCGGCTCGCTTACCCATGAGCCGCTGCAGGACCTTACGCTGGCCGTAGGACGTCGGACGACCCGGATGCTGGCAATGGGAGATATCGTGATCTCCAACGCAGTGGAACTGCCGCCTCTCATCCGGAAGGGCGATCTTGTTACCGTAATAGTGGAGGCGCCAGGCCTGCGTCTTACCGCCAAAGGGATCGCCCAGGAAGGGGGCGCGGCTGGACAGGTTGTTCGGGTGAAAAATACTGCCTCCGGTCGGGAGATCCTCGGGAAGGTGGAAAGCGACCAGACGATCCGGGTCGGACCGTGACGGGCGCGAGGCGTGAAGCGTGAGGAGTGAGGGGTACGAGTGGTGATGAGACAAGGGTTCGTCGGAACGATGGTCGGATCGATGCTGCTGATCGTCTCCTGTGGTCAGGCCGCGGGGGAATCGCTGTGGCGGGATATCGGTCACGGTTTCCTCTTTGTCGATACCAAGGCGCGGCACGTCGGCGATATTGTCACGGTCCTGGTGACGGAATCGAGCAGCCTCAATCGCCAGGCCGAGACCAACACCAAGAAGGAGTCGTCGAACTCCGCCAATCTGTCGAGTCTTTTTGGCCTGCCGTTAGGGGATAAGACGCAATATGCCTTTGAAGGAACCAACGAGCACAAGGGGTCTGGCTCGATCGCTCGGAGCGATGAGGTAACCGCCAAGGTGGTGGTGCGGGTCGTCAAGGTGTTGCCGAGCGGCAATTTCATCATCGAAGGGCGCCGGGCGGTCCGGGCCAACGATGAGAGCCAATATGTGGCCATCAGCGGGGTCATCCGACCGGTGGACATCACCCCCGCCAACACGATCCTGTCGACGCAGATTGCCGACGCCGAGATCGTCCTTGAGGGGAAGGGCGCCCTGGCCGAGAAGCAGCGGCCAGGTCTTTTAAATCGCTTTGCCGATTGGTTCTTCCTATACTGAGCGGGGCGAGAGGCGTGAGGGGTCAGGCGTGAAACGGAGGGCGGAAGGCGTGAGGCGACAGATGGAGAACGGAAAGGATCGCAACTTCTTTCCCCTTAGTCTTTTCCCCTTACGCCTCACCCCTTACGCCTTCCGAGGGGACTCGGCAACGGCAGCCGGGATTGCAATGCTGCTGAGTGTCGTGATGGCGTTGCTCCCGGTGCAGGCATCGGCCGATGCGAGGATTAAGGACATCGCCAAGGTCCAGGGGGTCCGCGAAAATGAGCTGTTCGGATACGGCCTGGTGGTTGGGCTCAACGGGACCGGCGACAGGGCGCAGGTGACCTTCACGGTCCAGGCCGTCGTGAGCATGCTGAAAAAGCTGGGGATCACGGTACCGGGCGAGCGTCTCACGCTGAAAAACGTGGCAGCGGTCATGGTGACGGCGAAGTTGCCGCCCTTTGCCAAGGCGGGCAGTGCCCTGGACGTCACGGTGTCGTCGATGGGGGATGCCACCAATCTGCAGGGCGGCACACTCCTGATCACCCCGCTTCAGGCCGCCGACGGTCAGGTGTACGCTGTGGCGCAAGGTCCGGTGTCTATTGGAGGATTCAACTTTGAGGCGGGAGGGACGGGCGAAAAGGTCCAGAAGAACCATCCGACGGTGGGCAGGGTGCCTAATGGCGCCATTGTCGAGCGTGAGCTGTCGACGGAGTTTCTGAAGGCTCGGCAACTCCAGCTTGTGCTGGCCAACCCCGACTTTACCACAGCCGTCCGTATGGCGCAGGCGGTCGGAGCATCGCTTGGAGCGGACGCCAGGGCCAAAGACGCCTCGACGGTCGAAGTCCGGATTCCCGACGCCTATCTGGCCAATCCGGTGGAACTGATCGCGGCGCTGGAAAGCGTAAGCCTGGCGCCCGATACGTCGGCACGGGTCGTGGTGAATGAACGGACCGGGACGATCATTATGGGCAGTCAGGTGCGCATCTCGACGGTCGCGGTTGCCCACAGCAATCTGAGCCTCCAGATACGATCGGAACTGCAGGTATCCCAGCCTGCCCCGCTGTCTGAGGGTCAGACGACGGTCGTGCCCAGGACCGAGGTGGAGGCGCGAGAAGACAAGACCCGCGTCAACCTTATGAGTGAGGGTGTCAGTATCGGTGACCTGATCAAGGCGCTGAACGCCCTGGCGGTGACGCCGCGAGACATGATCTCGCTGCTGCAGGCGATCAAGGCGGCAGGGGCATTACAGGGTGAGCTGGAGATCATCTAGCACCGGCGTGCAGCCGGCAGTATTGAGTAGATGATGGAACCGAAATCGATTTCCGCCGGGGTAAATCTCGCCGGGTCTGATCGCCATTCAGAGCTACAGAAGCTCAAGGAAATGGCTCAAGACTTTGAAGCGATCCTGATCGCCTCGCTTCTGAAGGAGGCCCAGCCGCGCGAGCCGTCCGGTCTCTTTGTCGGTGGGCTGTCGCAGGACCTGTACCGCCAATTATTTACAGATGAGATTGCCAAGGCAATCGCCCGCAGCGGGGGAATCGGCGTGGGACGGATGCTGGAGCGGCAACTGCGAGCGACCCTCAGGCCCGGCGCCCACGACAATCGACTCAAGGAACCCTCCAGACCTGCCGATGTAACAAAGGGGGACAGTAAGTAATAACCGGCAATCGGCGATGGGCAGACAGTCAGGCTGTACTGACACACAAGGAGTAGAGCGGTGAAAATCGAGAACCGTGGTGACAGCGCGAATATTCGCCCCTACGTGAACCGAGTCCAGGATTCGGCGGAGCGGTCGGAACCCAAGGAGTCTGCGCCCGGTCGTGACGCATCTGCTGATCGCGTTGAACTCTCGCAGGAGGCGAAGGCGCTCCAGCAGACTCGAACACTTCTCGCAAACTCGCCGGATGTGCGCTCCGAAAAGGTGGCGGAACTGAAGGGGTTGATCCAGCGAGGGGTGTACAACGTCAATGGGCGGGAGGTCGCGGCGAAGATGATCGGACAGGGGCTCTTCGATCGGCTCGTGTAACGGCCCCGGATAGGTCGTCAACGGTTATGAGCGATTGGTTTCGTCCGACCGTCTGCTGGTGACGGCGTTGTGGAACGGTATCGAAGGTGGTGGAGAATGCTCCTGGAAGACTTAGCTCACGTGCTCGAGCAAGAGACCGAGAAGTATGAGACGCTCCTTCGACTGCTCCGTCAGGAGAGGGGGCTGATCGTGGAGGGCGATCTGGCGGCCTTATCCGAACTGATCAAGCGAAAAGAGACGCTGGTGCTCGAGCTGAAGATGATTCAGGAGGCCCGCGCTGCCCTGGTGGCCAGGGCGAGCGTCGAGTACGGTATCCCGCTGGTGGAGCTTACGCTGTATCGCCTGGCCGATCTGATTCCTGCGTCGCAGGCGCCGTCATACCGGCGTCTGCTGGATCGGCTGACCCTGGTGGCCGGTGCGTTGGCGGAAGAGAATGGCTGGAGCGCGGCGCTGCTGGATCGTTCGCTGATGTATATGAAGGGCTCGCTGTCGTTCCTTGCGTCGGCGATGACCCCTGTCCCGCTCTATCAGGGGGATGGGAGCGTGGCCGCTCAGTCACCGACGCTATCAGTGCTGAATAGTCAGGCATGAGGTGAGCCGGACGTGATCAGTCTACAGGCATCCCTGACGATGGCCAGGAAGGCACTTCAGGCGCAGCAGGTCGCGATCCAGACCACCGGCCACAATATCGCCAACGCCAACACCCCGGGCTTTACCCGACAACGCGTTGATTTGTCCCCGTCCATTTCCTTTCCCCTGGTCGCGACGGGCTCGCTGGGAACCGGGGTAAACGTCAAAGATATCTCCAGGATCCGTGATCTGTTGCTGGACAGCCAGTACAGGGATGCGCATCAGGCTCTGAGTCGACAGGAGGCGGAGGAAGCGACCCTCTCGCAGATTGAGCTGATTGTCGGTGAGCCATCCGATAACGGGTTGTCGGCCGGCCTGTCCGCGCTGTTTGCATCGTTCCAGGATCTGGCCAACTATCCAACCGATTTTGCCGTCAGGTCCGTAGTTCGCGATAAGGCCCGGGCGGTGGCCGACCAGTTTCACCGTCTTGATGAGGGCTTTGAGCGTCTGAAGATCGACCTGTACAACGAGATTCAGGTTGTCGTCAAACAGGTGAATGGGCTGGCGCAACAGATCGCCGATCTGAACCGACAGATTGCGATGTCCGAAGGCGGTGTGGGGGAGGCCAATGATCTGCGGGATCAGCGCGACCAGGCACTTGACGAACTCTCCGGGCTCGTGGGCGGTTCGTTGGTCGAAGATATCGCCGGCCAGGTTCGGGTTACGGTTGGAGGGGGACTCACACTGGTGGATGGTCTGACGGCTGTTGCTGTCCAGGCACAGGACTTCGATCAGACCGATCCGGACTATCCCGACAGCGTCCGTCTGTTTCTTGGCGGTCATCTTCTCACGCCTGGCGGCGGACGACTGGCTGGGTTGCTCAACTCCAGGAACTCCACCTCCAGTTTCGTGAAGGGTGTTCAGTCGCAGTTGGATGCCCTGGCGAAGGCGCTGATCGATGAGGTGAATACCGTCCATGCCGCGGGCTTTGGATTGGACGGTATCAGCGGTCGTAACCTTTTTACACCGCTGTTGACGACCGCCGGCGCCGCTCGATTCATCTCAGTCGACGCGGCGATCGAGGCGGATGTCATGACGATCGCGGCGTCATCCAATGCCGATCCCGGCGACAACAGCACGGCGGTCACCCTGGCGGGCCTTCAGGACGACTCCACTGTCGTTATGTTGCCGTCTGGACAAAGCGTGACCTTTGGAGGCTATCTGAGCGGTCTGGTCAGCGATCTTGCCGAGCAGGAGGCCGGCGCGAAGCGGTCGGTCAGCCTGCACACGGGGATGGAGGACTTCTTGATTGGACGGCGGGACCAGGCCTCCGGTGTCTCGCTGGACGAAGAGATGACGAACCTCATCCGTTTTCAGAAGGCGTACGAGGCGGCGGCTCATTTTGCCAATGTTGTGAATGACCTCCTGGGGACGCTGATGAACCAACTCGGCCGCTAGGACTGAACTGTGCGAATCCACACCAGGCGCCGGGCGTTACGTTGCCGATCAGTTGTGCCGTAGAGAAAGGAGGGGCCTCATGTCCATGTTGGTTGAGAGATTGAAGAGGGAGCATGGATTACTCGTCGATACCCTCAACAAGGTCAAGGAGCTTGGTGTCGGCTCCAGGGAGGGTCAACAGAAATTGCTCTCGGCAAAGATCGGTCTGCTCGCGCATCTGAAGGCGGAGGATGGGCAGTTGTATCCGGCCTTGTATCAGGAGGCGAAGAATAATGAGGCGTTGAGGCGGACCGTAGAGGCGTTTGCCCGCGACATGGAGACGGTGTCCAAGGACGCACTCCACTTTTTTGAGAAGTATGCGCACGGAGGCTCCGGCCTGGAATTTGCGAAGGACTTTGGCCGCCTGTATGCGGTCCTCAGCCAGAGAATCAGCAAAGAAGAAAAGAGCCTGTACCCCGAGTACGATAAGTTGAGTCGATCATAGCGCAACGCGTAACACGTAAGATGAGGAGACGCCGATGCGTATTACGAGTAATGCCGTCTTCCACCGGTTGACGGCTGATATCAACAGCGCCGCCGTTCGCCTCTTTGAACGACAGCGCCAGGTCGCCAGTTCGCGGCGGATGGCGACTGCCTCAGACGATCCGGTGGGCGCCGGACTGGCCGTCTCGCTGCGGGAGTCGCTGGCCCAGCTCCTGCAGGCACAGCGAAACGGCGACCAGGCCGAAGCCAGGCTGCAGGCATCGGCGGATGTATTGGCGGGCATACTCTCTGACCTCCGAGATGTAAAAGACCTGGCCTTTCGGGGGGTGGACGGCACCCTGACCCTCTCGGATCGGCAGAATCTGGCGACGCAGGTGAATCAGAAGCTTGAACGGTTGCTGTCCGACGGAAACGCGCGCTCGATAGACGGCCGTCTCTTTGGCGGAACGCAGACCACGGTCGCCCCTTTTACCGCCACACGCGATGTGAACGGTGACATCACTGCCGTAACGGCCAATCCCCTGGGGATTGCGGGTCAGGTCAATACGGAGGTCCCCGGCGGGTTGAGGATGGTCGTGAATGTCCCGGGATCGACGGTCTTCACGTCGACCTCCCCCCAGACGGTGGACCTGTTTCCGCTCCTGATTGCGGTTCGGGATGAATTACGGGCGGGGAATGTGGCCGGGGTAGAAGCGAACCTGACCAATCTGGATGCCGCTGTCGATCAGGTGCGCGTGGTCAGCGCCGATGTCGGCTCCAGGATCGGTCGGATCCGCGATATCCAGGCACGATCGCAGAGCGATCTGCTCACGTTGAGGGGTCGGCTGTCCCGAATCGAGGATACCGATGTCGCCGAGGCGTCTATCGAATTTCAGCAGGCGCAAAACGTCTACGAGGCTGCCTTGGCGGCGGCGTCCCGGATCGGCCAGGTCAACCTGCTCGATTTCCTGCGTTAGCGAGTCGATGATGACGCGTGAGCGGGTCGATGATCAAAGGACAGTTGCCATAGAGGTTGCGTCCTCCGAACAGACGGTCTTCCGCTTTCCACAGGGGCTGCCGGGATTTGAGGAACTGACCCGTTTCTTCCTCTGCGAACGGGAAGGGCTCCAGCCTCTGACGCTTCTGATCGCGCTGGATACGGCGGACGTCGCTCTCCCATTGCTCAGGTGTGCGGACTTCCTGACCGATTATTCACCCTCTATCCCGACGTCCGACCTCGAGGCGCTTGAGGCGACAGGCGCAGGTGATCTGGACCTCTTTGTGGTCGTCACCTTCGACGAAAAGGACGGCGGTGTGGCGGCCAACCTGATGGCCCCGATCTGCCTCAACCGCGCACGACAACTCGGCAGACAGGTGGTGCTTCCTGACGGGACGTATCCTCTGCACTATTCCCTGCTGCCGGTCTTCAACTAGGCCGCCATGCTGATCTTGACCAGGAAGACGGGTGAGGCGATCACGATCGGTGAAGCGATCGTCGTCAGTGTGTTGGAGGTCCGAGGGTCGCAGGTGCGTCTCGGTATCTCCGCGCCCGCAGAGGTTGCGGTCCATCGAGCCGAGATCTATGAGCGGATTCGGGAAACGAACCTTCAGGCCGGGTCGGTCGCGCTGTCTCGGGCCGGCGCGCTGAGCGAACGCCTCCGCGCCATCTTCCCGAAGTCGTCCTTATCCGAGTCGCCTACGAACGGTTAGACATCACGGGACGACTTGACGGCATCAAGAAAACCTTTCGCCGCCTGGAGCGCTTGTTCCGCTTGATACTGTGAGACATGCGCGGTCACCCCGTAGTCACCAACGCCACGTAATTCAAATAGCCAGTTCAAAGCTTTGCCTTGCTCTTGATCCAACTTACCAGTCCTGACGAACCTCTGGTGAATGGCGGCGATGACACCACTATGCTTACTCAATTCCAATTTTTCGGATAGCAGAAGAGCGGTAGCAGCATAAAATGCCGCATAGTACGCACGAGAAGCGGCGACATCATAGTATCCTCGAACAACCAATTCCTGAGCGGCTTGAAGCGAGGTATCGGCCCTTTCCAGGTTGGCGTCTATCTCCCTGGAATAGTCCGGCATCATATCCGAAGGCCCTCCCTCTTCGCATTGCGATAGAGCCGAGTACTGCCATGTTCAAATTCGTCAAGACGCGCAGGCTTGGCTGAAATGAGGCGGTCGGATTCCAGTTGAAGTGGATACAATAGTTCGATGATTTGACGAAGTTCACGGAAATAGTCGAATGGCTGGTTCAACAAAACCAGTAGATCGATATCACTGACAGGACTCGCCTGATTCCGTGCCATGGACCCAAATAGGATCAGGCCATGAAATCGTGGGCCGTAATGGCCTTCAAGGACTGTTTTGCATTGCCTGAGCAGTTCTGCGACGGTCATCGCTTCGCCATTCTCCATCAGCAGCAAAAGAGTAGCCTTCAAGATGATTCCACGATAGGGCTTGCGCGACGCCTCTGTCAAGCCCAAAGGAATGACTTCTGTCTCATCAACACCCAACGCGCCCCCGAAGGCGCTTACGAGTTCCTGTAACGTCAGGACGGGTAAGACGATCGTGATCAGTGTCCTGGAGGTGCGAGATTCGCAGGTGCGTCTGGGTATCTCGGCGCCCTCGGAGGTTGCGGTCCATCGAGCCGAGATCTATGAGCGGATTCGAGAGAAAAACCTTCAGGCCGGGTCGATCGCGCTGTCTCGGGCCGGCGCGCTGAGCGAACGGCTCCGCACCATCTTCCCCAAGCCGTCCTCATCCGAGTCGCCTACGAACGGTTAGGTAGCGCGGGACGACTTGACGGCATCCGGAAAACCCTTCGCCTTCAAATTCGTCAAGACGTGCGGGCTTAGCTGAAATCAGGCGGTCGGATTCCAGTCACGTGATGCGAGCAATTAGACAAGCTCGATACTCACGCGACGCCCCACCATCGCCGCCGCCCGCTGCAAACTCGACAGGGCAATGTTGTTCTTTGGATCCAGGAGACGGTCTACTTGAGACCGGCTGGTCTTCAGAAGCGTAGCCATCTTATTCTTCGAAATGTGCTGCGTTTTCATAGCCTCAGCGAGTTGCCACGCGACTACTTCTTTGATGGCCTGCGCTTGCGTATCTTCACGGATGCCCTCTTCCTTCAGGAAGT
Coding sequences within:
- the csrA gene encoding carbon storage regulator, which gives rise to MLILTRKTGEAITIGEAIVVSVLEVRGSQVRLGISAPAEVAVHRAEIYERIRETNLQAGSVALSRAGALSERLRAIFPKSSLSESPTNG
- a CDS encoding flagellar hook-associated protein, translating into MRITSNAVFHRLTADINSAAVRLFERQRQVASSRRMATASDDPVGAGLAVSLRESLAQLLQAQRNGDQAEARLQASADVLAGILSDLRDVKDLAFRGVDGTLTLSDRQNLATQVNQKLERLLSDGNARSIDGRLFGGTQTTVAPFTATRDVNGDITAVTANPLGIAGQVNTEVPGGLRMVVNVPGSTVFTSTSPQTVDLFPLLIAVRDELRAGNVAGVEANLTNLDAAVDQVRVVSADVGSRIGRIRDIQARSQSDLLTLRGRLSRIEDTDVAEASIEFQQAQNVYEAALAAASRIGQVNLLDFLR
- a CDS encoding nucleotidyltransferase, whose product is MGLTEASRKPYRGIILKATLLLLMENGEAMTVAELLRQCKTVLEGHYGPRFHGLILFGSMARNQASPVSDIDLLVLLNQPFDYFRELRQIIELLYPLQLESDRLISAKPARLDEFEHGSTRLYRNAKREGLRI
- a CDS encoding carbon storage regulator, whose amino-acid sequence is MTSVSSTPNAPPKALTSSCNVRTGKTIVISVLEVRDSQVRLGISAPSEVAVHRAEIYERIREKNLQAGSIALSRAGALSERLRTIFPKPSSSESPTNG
- the flgI gene encoding flagellar biosynthesis protein FlgA (part of the basal body which consists of four rings L, P, S, and M mounted on a central rod; Bradyrhizobium has one thick flagellum and several thin flagella; the Bradyrhizobium protein in this cluster is associated with the thin flagella) yields the protein MLLSVVMALLPVQASADARIKDIAKVQGVRENELFGYGLVVGLNGTGDRAQVTFTVQAVVSMLKKLGITVPGERLTLKNVAAVMVTAKLPPFAKAGSALDVTVSSMGDATNLQGGTLLITPLQAADGQVYAVAQGPVSIGGFNFEAGGTGEKVQKNHPTVGRVPNGAIVERELSTEFLKARQLQLVLANPDFTTAVRMAQAVGASLGADARAKDASTVEVRIPDAYLANPVELIAALESVSLAPDTSARVVVNERTGTIIMGSQVRISTVAVAHSNLSLQIRSELQVSQPAPLSEGQTTVVPRTEVEAREDKTRVNLMSEGVSIGDLIKALNALAVTPRDMISLLQAIKAAGALQGELEII
- a CDS encoding flagellar protein FlgN — protein: MLLEDLAHVLEQETEKYETLLRLLRQERGLIVEGDLAALSELIKRKETLVLELKMIQEARAALVARASVEYGIPLVELTLYRLADLIPASQAPSYRRLLDRLTLVAGALAEENGWSAALLDRSLMYMKGSLSFLASAMTPVPLYQGDGSVAAQSPTLSVLNSQA
- a CDS encoding Fis family transcriptional regulator; protein product: MSKRHMGSSIDDFLKEEGIREDTQAQAIKEVVAWQLAEAMKTQHISKNKMATLLKTSRSQVDRLLDPKNNIALSSLQRAAAMVGRRVSIELV
- the flgM gene encoding flagellar biosynthesis anti-sigma factor FlgM, yielding MKIENRGDSANIRPYVNRVQDSAERSEPKESAPGRDASADRVELSQEAKALQQTRTLLANSPDVRSEKVAELKGLIQRGVYNVNGREVAAKMIGQGLFDRLV
- a CDS encoding flagellar hook-associated protein FlgK; translated protein: MISLQASLTMARKALQAQQVAIQTTGHNIANANTPGFTRQRVDLSPSISFPLVATGSLGTGVNVKDISRIRDLLLDSQYRDAHQALSRQEAEEATLSQIELIVGEPSDNGLSAGLSALFASFQDLANYPTDFAVRSVVRDKARAVADQFHRLDEGFERLKIDLYNEIQVVVKQVNGLAQQIADLNRQIAMSEGGVGEANDLRDQRDQALDELSGLVGGSLVEDIAGQVRVTVGGGLTLVDGLTAVAVQAQDFDQTDPDYPDSVRLFLGGHLLTPGGGRLAGLLNSRNSTSSFVKGVQSQLDALAKALIDEVNTVHAAGFGLDGISGRNLFTPLLTTAGAARFISVDAAIEADVMTIAASSNADPGDNSTAVTLAGLQDDSTVVMLPSGQSVTFGGYLSGLVSDLAEQEAGAKRSVSLHTGMEDFLIGRRDQASGVSLDEEMTNLIRFQKAYEAAAHFANVVNDLLGTLMNQLGR
- the flgA gene encoding flagella basal body P-ring formation protein FlgA, with product MGRRLITYRPSWSTRIGRGFVVMILAIAQSALASQSVPLEQHSGMPRAVIRVRESATVQGKEILLKDLAEITARSRPLVEALETLPVGQAPPPGLTRIFDPALIVIKLRQFRIDPADIRIESPRQVIVAGAHRIIESSRLFEVAKAAVLRGRDGDLEQITVRPDTLPTDLVVPPGEVDLRARPRPASACPEPCRRVDMGSIPVVVEAWVDGRLYRTVSLVVRLSLMREVVVANYPLPRHTVVKTTDVRLERRDIGSLTHEPLQDLTLAVGRRTTRMLAMGDIVISNAVELPPLIRKGDLVTVIVEAPGLRLTAKGIAQEGGAAGQVVRVKNTASGREILGKVESDQTIRVGP
- a CDS encoding flagellar biosynthesis protein FliW gives rise to the protein MEVASSEQTVFRFPQGLPGFEELTRFFLCEREGLQPLTLLIALDTADVALPLLRCADFLTDYSPSIPTSDLEALEATGAGDLDLFVVVTFDEKDGGVAANLMAPICLNRARQLGRQVVLPDGTYPLHYSLLPVFN